Proteins encoded by one window of Modestobacter marinus:
- a CDS encoding glycoside hydrolase family 13 protein, whose amino-acid sequence MTDTPWWTSAVVYQVYPRSFMDSDGDGIGDLAGIRHRLDHLADLGVDVLWLSPVYASPQADNGYDISDYQAIDPTFGTLEQFDELLAEVHERGMKLVMDLVVNHTSDQHPWFQESRASRTSPKRDWYWWRPARAGLTAGAPGAEPTNWHSFFSGPTWELDEASGEYYLHLFDRTQPDLNWENPQVREAIYAMMRWWLDRGVDGFRMDVINMISKDVAPDGSLHDGPPLPGAPYGDGSASYLCGPRIHEFLQEMHREVFAGRPERLLTVGEMPGVTVEQARLFTDPARAEVDMVFQFEHVGLDFDGDKWHARPLRLTDLKASFGRWQAGLAEVGWNSLYWDNHDQPRAVSRFGDDSPEHRRDSATCLATLLHLHRGTPYVYQGEELGMANAPFATLADFRDVESLNHFAQAVAAGHDPEAVLAAIRPVSRDNARTPVQWDATEHAGFTTGTPWIAVNPDHREWNAAAQRTDPRSVLAHHRALIALRHASRTVQLGDFTMLLPGHEEVYAFTRSLDGETLLVVCNVSATAHSLADLLPAAVDAELVLGNLPDPDPLRLAAWEARVVRLP is encoded by the coding sequence GTGACCGACACCCCGTGGTGGACCAGTGCCGTCGTCTACCAGGTCTACCCGCGGTCGTTCATGGACTCCGACGGCGACGGCATCGGTGACCTCGCCGGCATCCGGCACCGGCTGGACCACCTGGCCGACCTGGGCGTCGACGTCCTGTGGCTGTCACCGGTGTACGCCTCGCCCCAGGCGGACAACGGCTACGACATCAGCGACTACCAGGCCATCGACCCGACGTTCGGCACGCTGGAGCAGTTCGACGAGCTGCTCGCGGAGGTGCACGAGCGCGGGATGAAGCTGGTCATGGACCTGGTGGTCAACCACACCAGCGACCAGCACCCGTGGTTCCAGGAGAGCCGGGCGTCGCGCACCTCGCCCAAGCGCGACTGGTACTGGTGGCGGCCGGCGCGGGCAGGCCTGACCGCGGGTGCGCCCGGCGCCGAGCCGACCAACTGGCACTCCTTCTTCTCCGGCCCGACCTGGGAGCTGGACGAGGCCAGCGGGGAGTACTACCTGCACCTGTTCGACCGCACCCAGCCCGACCTGAACTGGGAGAACCCGCAGGTCCGCGAGGCGATCTACGCGATGATGCGGTGGTGGCTGGACCGCGGGGTCGACGGCTTCCGGATGGACGTCATCAACATGATCTCCAAGGACGTCGCCCCCGACGGCAGCCTGCACGACGGCCCACCCCTGCCGGGCGCGCCGTACGGCGACGGGTCGGCGTCCTACCTCTGCGGGCCGCGCATCCACGAGTTCCTGCAGGAGATGCACCGCGAGGTGTTCGCCGGGCGGCCCGAGCGGCTGCTGACCGTCGGCGAGATGCCCGGCGTGACCGTGGAGCAGGCGCGGCTGTTCACCGACCCGGCCCGGGCCGAGGTCGACATGGTGTTCCAGTTCGAGCACGTGGGGCTGGACTTCGACGGGGACAAGTGGCACGCCCGGCCGCTGCGACTGACCGACCTCAAGGCCTCCTTCGGGCGCTGGCAGGCCGGGCTGGCCGAGGTGGGGTGGAACTCCCTCTACTGGGACAACCACGACCAGCCGCGGGCGGTCTCCCGGTTCGGTGACGACAGCCCCGAGCACCGGCGGGACTCCGCCACCTGCCTGGCGACCCTGCTGCACCTGCACCGCGGGACGCCCTACGTCTACCAGGGCGAGGAGCTGGGCATGGCCAACGCCCCGTTCGCGACGCTGGCCGACTTCCGGGACGTCGAATCGCTCAACCACTTCGCCCAGGCGGTCGCCGCCGGGCACGACCCCGAGGCGGTGCTGGCCGCGATCCGGCCGGTCAGCCGGGACAACGCCCGCACCCCGGTGCAGTGGGACGCCACCGAACACGCCGGCTTCACCACCGGGACGCCGTGGATCGCGGTCAACCCCGACCACCGCGAGTGGAACGCCGCGGCGCAGCGCACGGACCCGCGGTCCGTCCTGGCCCACCACCGGGCACTGATCGCGCTGCGGCACGCCTCCCGGACGGTCCAGCTGGGCGACTTCACCATGCTGCTCCCCGGGCACGAGGAGGTCTACGCGTTCACCCGCTCACTGGACGGGGAGACGCTGCTCGTGGTGTGCAACGTCAGTGCGACGGCACACTCCCTGGCCGACCTGCTGCCGGCCGCGGTGGACGCCGAGCTGGTGCTGGGCAACCTCCCCGACCCGGACCCGTTGCGGCTGGCGGCCTGGGAAGCCCGGGTCGTGCGGCTGCCCTGA
- a CDS encoding PP2C family protein-serine/threonine phosphatase produces the protein MLVLDSAAVSTRGPRPDNQDSAVAGPRLIGIADGVGGNVGGAVASSLVVNWLAPLATGSTGEGADDPVRIVASANERIRAAYTERPRLRTMATTMTVLYVDADGLALLHIGDSRGYLLQDGELQQVSTDHTLVQALIDAGSLTPAEAKVHPQRSAVYAALHGADDDVAAVDVLRLEARAGDRVMVCSDGLSDVVPPAVLCDLLAAEGTPLEAAARLRDAALAGPPTDNITVVVADVLEEVPDGGPVRVCTFGAATELREETAEALEAVWPGPVPVGLVQHRPR, from the coding sequence GTGCTCGTGCTGGACAGTGCAGCCGTCTCCACCCGCGGTCCCCGCCCGGACAACCAGGACTCCGCGGTCGCCGGCCCGCGGCTGATCGGCATCGCCGACGGGGTCGGCGGCAACGTCGGCGGCGCGGTCGCCTCCTCGCTGGTGGTCAACTGGCTGGCCCCGCTGGCCACCGGCAGCACCGGCGAGGGTGCGGACGACCCGGTGCGGATCGTGGCCAGCGCGAACGAACGGATCCGGGCCGCCTACACCGAGCGCCCGCGGCTGCGGACGATGGCGACCACGATGACCGTGCTGTACGTCGACGCCGACGGGCTGGCGCTGCTGCACATCGGCGACTCCCGCGGCTACCTGCTCCAGGACGGCGAGCTGCAGCAGGTCAGCACCGACCACACCCTGGTCCAGGCGCTGATCGACGCCGGCTCGCTCACGCCGGCCGAGGCGAAGGTGCACCCCCAGCGGTCGGCGGTCTACGCGGCCCTGCACGGCGCGGACGACGACGTCGCCGCGGTCGACGTGCTGCGGCTGGAGGCGCGCGCCGGTGACCGGGTGATGGTCTGCTCCGACGGGCTGTCCGACGTCGTCCCGCCGGCGGTGCTGTGCGACCTGCTGGCTGCCGAGGGCACGCCCCTCGAGGCCGCTGCGCGCCTGCGGGACGCCGCGCTGGCCGGGCCGCCCACCGACAACATCACCGTCGTCGTCGCCGACGTGCTGGAGGAGGTGCCGGACGGCGGCCCGGTGCGGGTGTGCACGTTCGGCGCGGCCACCGAGCTCCGCGAGGAGACCGCCGAGGCGCTGGAGGCCGTCTGGCCCGGCCCGGTGCCGGTCGGCCTGGTCCAGCACCGCCCCCGCTGA
- the yaaA gene encoding peroxide stress protein YaaA produces MLVLLPPSETKHPGGDGAPLDLGALGTPELNPLREQLVEAVVTLAADVPAARAALGLSPAQDGEIARNAALRTSPTMPAIERYTGVLYDALDVRSLTRAQRRRAAGRLAVGSALFGLLRADDPVPAYRLSAGSSLPGLPTLRSLWKPVLTDVLAGVDDLVVDLRSGAYAELAPVPGAITVQVLSERPDGTRAVVSHFNKAHKGRLARLLATTTAEPDSVVRLRALLRRGGLHVEHDGGTELTLVVPAAAVTR; encoded by the coding sequence GTGCTCGTCCTGCTGCCGCCGTCGGAGACCAAGCACCCCGGTGGGGACGGCGCCCCACTGGACCTGGGTGCCCTCGGCACCCCGGAGCTGAACCCCCTCCGGGAGCAGTTGGTGGAGGCGGTGGTGACCCTCGCCGCCGACGTCCCGGCCGCCCGCGCGGCCCTCGGCCTCTCCCCCGCCCAGGACGGCGAGATCGCCCGCAACGCCGCGCTGCGCACCAGCCCGACCATGCCGGCGATCGAGCGCTACACCGGCGTGCTCTACGACGCGCTGGACGTCCGGTCCCTCACCCGCGCGCAGCGACGCCGGGCCGCCGGGCGGCTCGCGGTGGGGTCGGCGCTGTTCGGGCTGCTGCGGGCCGACGACCCCGTCCCCGCCTACCGGCTCTCCGCGGGCAGCTCCCTGCCCGGGCTGCCGACCCTGCGCTCGCTGTGGAAGCCGGTGCTCACCGACGTGCTGGCCGGCGTCGACGACCTGGTGGTCGACCTGCGGTCGGGCGCCTACGCCGAGCTGGCCCCGGTGCCGGGCGCGATCACCGTGCAGGTGCTCAGCGAGCGCCCCGACGGCACCCGGGCGGTCGTCTCCCACTTCAACAAGGCGCACAAGGGCCGGCTGGCACGGCTGCTGGCGACCACCACGGCCGAGCCGGACTCCGTCGTCCGGCTGCGGGCGCTGCTGCGCCGGGGCGGGTTGCACGTGGAACACGACGGCGGGACGGAGCTGACCCTCGTCGTCCCGGCCGCAGCGGTGACCCGCTGA
- a CDS encoding NAD-glutamate dehydrogenase, which produces MDSLVDMASLEAAQEEKRRLLDRAATAARGQLTGQGALPAGVEAADAPVLLHRFYAGEPAAEVVGHDPAELAALALGHLRLAASRRPGTPVVDVHRTDGGRAVLRVVVDDMPFLVDSVTAEVTRQGIAPEHVVHPVVVVRRDADGELVTFCDSADAATCGADAIAESWMSVVLSGQVDDEAATDLLAGIGAVLDDVRRAHTDAAALAGRAEEIADALDRLPAPEDAGHPADDPAEAAALLRWLARGNFLFLGARTVELVGDAAEPAVDVVAGSELGVLRSSPQRATSVAPAALAAPGAVAARRVRVTKGDARSTVQRPAWLDLVVVDLPSDSPGSRGRQHLLVGLFPNEAYTSSVRDVPLIRRTADAVLARSGVPADSHSGKQLLDVLETYPRDELLQVDVDELLPVALAVLHLRERRQTRLFLRRDPFGRFFSALVYLPRDRYTTQVRLTMQRLLLEHLGGTHVEFTVRSSESVLTRLHFVVRVPVSRRGGPSLPDVDVPALEVALAAAARSWTDDLAEALAARHGDDGPRLLARVADAFPAAYQEEFPAQAAVEDLARLDRLAPGGLDLRLRTPAGPEGERRLTVYRVGERLLLSDVLPVLQHMGVEVLDERPYEIDRIGAPLAWVYDFGLASPTVEVPFAGTLPERFTDTITAVWAGRAEDDALNSLVLLAGLTWRQVAVLRAYAQWLRQGGLPFGEGYVQETLAAHPGIVARLVALFETRFHPDRSAGREARTTALVDSLTDAIGEVASLDADRVLSSLLAAVRATLRTTAYTAGVFTEGAPLALKLDPSAVPDLPEPRPAREVWVSSPRVLGVHLRFGAVARGGLRWSDRREDLRTEVLGLVKAQTVKNTVIVPTGAKGGFVVLRGPGEGASRDDVVAEGKACYTQFIGALLALTDNLVDGAVVPPERVVRHDGDDTYLVVAADKGTATFSDLANSVALERGFWLGDAFASGGSVGYDHKAMGITARGAWESVTRHFRELGVDVQSQEVTVVGIGDMSGDVFGNGMLLSEHLRLVAAFDHRHVFVDPTPDAAASFAERRRLFALPRSSWADYDRSLISPGGGVWPRTAKSVPVSAPMREALGLADDVEALSPPELVRAVLLAPVDLLFNGGIGTYVKAAGESALDVGDKANDAVRVDGGQLRVRVVGEGGNLGLTQRGRIEYALAGGRVNTDAIDNSAGVDTSDHEVNIKIALNRVVDDGRLDPAGRARLLEEMTDEVAAAVLGDNYAQNATLATECAASRGLLDAHQRYLRALERSGRLDRVVEDLPDDRAITERRRDGQALTGPELSVLLAYAKIEAGDAVLDSGLPDDPALAELLQEYFPTALRARFPTALAGHPLDREIVATVLSNRAVNTAGVTGLFRLGEETGAPVAAVVRAHTVARAVFDVDRLWDAPRDLDNRVPAATQVHLRTEATRLAERSTRWLLRIPELTAEPAATLAPVIERFAGPVAEVRAGLPGWLLGADAEAYAERAAELRAAGVPPELAAVVAAAPLLPTALDLAVVAEDTGAPIALAAQVSQCLAERLGLVPLRELVIGLPRDRRWPSMARASLRDDLASEQATLTADVLGLRNSDGEAAAELVERWVDAWDVAQQRAAAQLADLAAGDRHELAELLVAVRTLRGLRRRR; this is translated from the coding sequence GTGGACAGCCTCGTCGACATGGCCTCGCTGGAGGCGGCGCAGGAGGAGAAGCGCCGGCTGCTGGACCGGGCGGCGACGGCGGCACGCGGGCAGCTGACCGGTCAGGGTGCTCTCCCGGCCGGCGTCGAGGCGGCCGACGCCCCCGTCCTGCTGCACCGCTTCTACGCCGGTGAGCCGGCCGCCGAGGTGGTCGGCCACGACCCCGCCGAACTGGCCGCCCTGGCGCTGGGGCACCTCCGGCTGGCGGCCTCCCGCCGGCCGGGCACGCCGGTCGTCGACGTCCACCGCACCGACGGCGGGCGGGCCGTGCTCCGGGTCGTCGTCGACGACATGCCCTTCCTCGTCGACTCGGTGACCGCCGAGGTGACCCGGCAGGGCATCGCCCCCGAGCACGTCGTGCACCCGGTCGTGGTCGTCCGCCGGGACGCCGACGGGGAGCTCGTCACCTTCTGCGACAGCGCCGACGCGGCCACCTGCGGTGCCGACGCGATCGCCGAGTCCTGGATGTCCGTCGTGCTCTCCGGGCAGGTCGACGACGAGGCGGCCACCGACCTGCTGGCCGGGATCGGGGCGGTGCTCGACGACGTCCGCCGCGCGCACACCGACGCAGCTGCACTGGCGGGGCGGGCCGAGGAGATCGCCGACGCACTGGACCGCCTGCCGGCCCCCGAGGACGCCGGGCACCCCGCCGACGACCCGGCCGAGGCCGCGGCCCTGCTCCGCTGGCTGGCCCGCGGCAACTTCCTCTTCCTCGGCGCCCGCACCGTCGAGCTGGTCGGGGACGCCGCCGAGCCGGCGGTCGACGTGGTCGCCGGCTCCGAGCTCGGCGTGCTGCGCAGCTCCCCCCAGCGGGCCACCTCGGTGGCACCGGCCGCGCTGGCCGCCCCGGGCGCGGTCGCCGCCCGCCGGGTCCGGGTCACCAAGGGCGACGCCCGGTCCACCGTCCAGCGCCCGGCCTGGCTGGACCTGGTCGTCGTCGACCTGCCCAGCGACTCGCCGGGCAGCCGGGGCCGCCAGCACCTGCTGGTGGGGCTGTTCCCGAACGAGGCCTACACCAGCAGCGTCCGGGACGTGCCGCTGATCCGGCGGACCGCGGACGCCGTCCTGGCGCGCTCGGGGGTGCCCGCGGACAGCCACTCGGGCAAGCAGCTGCTCGACGTCCTGGAGACCTACCCGCGCGACGAGCTGCTGCAGGTCGACGTCGACGAGCTGCTGCCGGTGGCGCTGGCCGTGCTGCACCTGCGGGAACGCCGGCAGACCCGGTTGTTCCTCCGCCGCGACCCGTTCGGCCGGTTCTTCTCCGCCCTGGTCTACCTCCCCCGCGACCGGTACACGACGCAGGTCCGGCTGACCATGCAGCGGCTGCTGCTGGAGCACCTGGGCGGCACGCACGTCGAGTTCACCGTCCGCTCCAGCGAGTCGGTGCTCACCCGCCTGCACTTCGTCGTCCGGGTGCCGGTGAGCCGGCGGGGCGGCCCGTCGCTGCCCGACGTCGACGTCCCGGCGCTGGAGGTGGCGCTGGCCGCGGCCGCCCGCAGCTGGACCGACGACCTGGCCGAGGCCCTCGCGGCACGGCACGGCGACGACGGCCCCCGGCTGCTGGCCCGGGTCGCCGACGCCTTCCCCGCGGCCTACCAGGAGGAGTTCCCGGCGCAGGCGGCCGTGGAGGACCTCGCCCGGCTGGACCGGCTGGCCCCCGGCGGGCTGGACCTGCGGCTGCGGACGCCGGCCGGCCCCGAGGGCGAGCGCCGGCTGACCGTCTACCGGGTGGGGGAGCGGCTGCTGCTGTCCGACGTGCTGCCGGTGCTGCAGCACATGGGCGTCGAGGTGCTGGACGAGCGGCCCTACGAGATCGACCGGATCGGCGCCCCGCTGGCCTGGGTGTACGACTTCGGCCTGGCGTCGCCGACCGTCGAGGTGCCCTTCGCCGGCACGCTGCCCGAGCGCTTCACCGACACGATCACCGCCGTGTGGGCCGGCCGCGCGGAGGACGACGCCCTCAACTCCCTGGTGCTGCTGGCCGGGCTGACCTGGCGCCAGGTGGCCGTGCTGCGCGCCTACGCGCAGTGGCTGCGGCAGGGCGGGCTGCCCTTCGGCGAGGGCTACGTGCAGGAGACGCTCGCCGCGCACCCGGGGATCGTGGCCCGGCTGGTGGCGCTGTTCGAGACGCGGTTCCACCCCGACCGGTCGGCGGGCCGGGAGGCGCGCACCACCGCCCTCGTCGACTCGCTCACCGACGCGATCGGCGAGGTCGCCTCGCTGGACGCCGACCGGGTGCTGTCCTCGCTGCTGGCCGCCGTCCGGGCGACCCTGCGGACGACGGCGTACACGGCCGGCGTGTTCACCGAGGGAGCCCCGCTGGCGCTCAAGCTCGACCCCTCCGCCGTCCCCGACCTGCCCGAGCCCCGCCCGGCGCGGGAGGTGTGGGTCAGCTCGCCGAGGGTGCTCGGCGTCCACCTGCGCTTCGGTGCGGTGGCCCGCGGCGGGCTGCGCTGGAGCGACCGGCGGGAGGACCTGCGCACCGAGGTGCTCGGCCTGGTCAAGGCGCAGACGGTGAAGAACACCGTGATCGTGCCGACCGGGGCCAAGGGCGGCTTCGTCGTGCTGCGCGGGCCGGGCGAAGGCGCGTCCCGGGACGACGTGGTCGCCGAGGGCAAGGCCTGCTACACCCAGTTCATCGGCGCCCTGCTGGCCCTCACCGACAACCTGGTGGACGGCGCCGTCGTCCCGCCGGAGCGGGTGGTCCGGCACGACGGGGACGACACCTACCTGGTGGTCGCGGCCGACAAGGGGACGGCGACCTTCTCCGACCTGGCCAACTCGGTGGCCCTCGAGCGCGGGTTCTGGCTGGGTGACGCCTTCGCCTCCGGCGGCTCGGTGGGCTACGACCACAAGGCGATGGGCATCACCGCCCGCGGCGCCTGGGAGTCGGTCACCCGGCACTTCCGTGAGCTGGGCGTGGACGTGCAGAGCCAGGAGGTCACCGTCGTCGGCATCGGCGACATGTCCGGTGACGTGTTCGGCAACGGGATGCTGCTGTCGGAGCACCTGCGGCTGGTGGCGGCCTTCGACCACCGGCACGTCTTCGTCGACCCGACCCCGGACGCCGCCGCCTCCTTCGCCGAGCGCCGGCGGCTGTTCGCGCTGCCGCGGTCCTCGTGGGCCGACTACGACCGCTCGCTGATCAGCCCCGGCGGCGGGGTGTGGCCGCGGACGGCGAAGTCGGTGCCGGTCTCCGCGCCGATGCGCGAGGCGCTGGGGCTGGCCGACGACGTGGAGGCGCTGAGCCCGCCGGAGCTGGTGCGCGCGGTGCTGCTCGCCCCGGTCGACCTGCTGTTCAACGGCGGGATCGGCACCTACGTGAAGGCCGCCGGGGAGAGCGCGCTGGACGTGGGGGACAAGGCCAACGACGCGGTGCGGGTCGACGGCGGCCAGCTGCGGGTCCGGGTGGTCGGCGAGGGCGGCAACCTGGGCCTGACCCAGCGGGGGCGGATCGAGTACGCCCTGGCCGGCGGCCGGGTGAACACGGACGCGATCGACAACTCCGCGGGCGTCGACACCTCCGACCACGAGGTCAACATCAAGATCGCGCTGAACCGGGTGGTGGACGACGGGCGGTTGGACCCGGCCGGCCGGGCGCGGCTGCTGGAGGAGATGACCGACGAGGTCGCCGCGGCCGTGCTCGGGGACAACTACGCGCAGAACGCCACCCTGGCCACCGAGTGCGCCGCGTCCCGCGGTCTGCTCGACGCACACCAGCGGTACCTGCGGGCGCTGGAGCGCTCCGGCCGGCTGGACCGCGTGGTGGAGGACCTGCCCGACGACCGCGCGATCACCGAGCGCCGCCGCGACGGCCAGGCCCTGACCGGCCCCGAGCTCTCCGTGCTGCTGGCCTACGCCAAGATCGAGGCCGGCGACGCGGTGCTGGACTCGGGCCTGCCCGACGACCCGGCGCTGGCCGAGCTGCTCCAGGAGTACTTCCCGACCGCACTGCGCGCCCGCTTCCCCACCGCGCTGGCCGGTCACCCGCTGGACCGCGAGATCGTGGCCACGGTGCTGAGCAACCGGGCGGTGAACACCGCCGGCGTCACCGGGCTGTTCCGGCTGGGTGAGGAGACCGGCGCCCCGGTCGCCGCGGTCGTGCGGGCGCACACCGTGGCCCGGGCGGTGTTCGACGTCGACCGGCTGTGGGACGCCCCCCGGGACCTGGACAACCGGGTCCCGGCCGCCACCCAGGTGCACCTGCGCACCGAGGCGACCCGGCTGGCCGAGCGGAGCACCCGCTGGCTGCTGCGGATCCCCGAGCTGACTGCGGAGCCGGCGGCGACGCTGGCCCCGGTGATCGAGCGGTTCGCCGGGCCGGTCGCCGAGGTGCGCGCCGGCCTGCCCGGCTGGCTGCTGGGCGCCGACGCCGAGGCCTACGCCGAGCGGGCCGCGGAGCTGCGGGCCGCCGGCGTCCCGCCGGAGCTGGCCGCCGTGGTCGCGGCGGCGCCGCTGCTGCCGACCGCGCTGGACCTGGCGGTGGTCGCCGAGGACACCGGCGCGCCCATCGCGCTGGCGGCCCAGGTGTCGCAGTGCCTGGCCGAGCGGCTGGGCCTGGTGCCACTCCGTGAGCTGGTCATCGGGCTGCCCCGGGACCGGCGCTGGCCGTCGATGGCCCGGGCGAGCCTGCGCGACGACCTGGCGAGCGAGCAGGCGACGCTCACCGCTGACGTGCTGGGCCTGCGGAACTCCGACGGCGAGGCCGCGGCGGAGCTCGTCGAGCGGTGGGTCGACGCCTGGGACGTCGCCCAGCAACGGGCCGCGGCCCAGCTCGCCGACCTCGCCGCCGGTGACCGGCACGAGCTGGCCGAGCTGCTGGTCGCCGTCCGCACGCTCCGGGGGCTGCGCCGCCGCCGCTGA
- a CDS encoding PGPGW domain-containing protein, which translates to MKTVVIATLGGLLTLAGIGLLVLPGPGFVLVAAGLAVLATRFTWARKPLDYAQDKAVAGVEEVGRSPWRAAGAVVAALALVAVGVLALSGVELPFVNALSAVVLVLSGLFLVGTVVFARKHEKVMVARAHRPAGVAGTDGAYRVAPTTE; encoded by the coding sequence GTGAAGACCGTCGTGATCGCCACCCTGGGTGGCCTGCTGACCCTCGCCGGGATCGGCCTGCTGGTGCTGCCCGGCCCCGGCTTCGTCCTCGTCGCCGCCGGGCTGGCGGTGCTGGCCACCCGCTTCACCTGGGCGCGCAAGCCACTCGACTACGCCCAGGACAAGGCGGTGGCGGGCGTCGAGGAGGTCGGCCGAAGCCCGTGGCGCGCGGCCGGGGCCGTCGTCGCCGCCCTCGCGCTGGTCGCCGTCGGCGTGCTCGCGCTCTCCGGGGTGGAACTGCCCTTCGTCAACGCGCTGAGCGCCGTCGTCCTGGTGCTCTCCGGCCTGTTCCTGGTGGGCACGGTGGTCTTCGCCCGCAAGCACGAGAAGGTCATGGTCGCCCGGGCCCACCGCCCGGCCGGGGTCGCCGGCACGGACGGCGCCTACCGGGTGGCGCCCACCACCGAGTGA
- a CDS encoding amidase, whose product MSDLDELCTRPATELAALVRDREVSARELMDAHLDRIERLNPELNAIVTLDAEGARAAADAADARQAAGEPIGPLHGLPVAHKDTHVTGGMRTTWGSPLHAENVPAEDELVVARLRAAGAIRVGKTNVPEFAAGSHTFNTLFGATHNPYRHGLSAGGSSGGAAAALAAGLVPLAEGSDMGGSLRNPAAFCNVVGLRPTPGRVPSHPTAIGWSQLSVQGPMGRTVADVALAMSALAGPDPRVPISLSEPGAPLAAPLPTELTGLRVAWAPDLGGRVPVDPAITAVLMAQLGVFRDLGATVEEDCPDLTGADEAFGVLRAWLFEASYGDLVRRHPDQVKETIRWNAARGAELTGADVGRAEVAHTALYQRVVEFFERYDVLLAPTTQVLPFPVEQEYPTEVAGVPQEDYLGWMRSCTLISATGCPALSVPGGFTPDGLPVGLQVIGAPRADRTVLEVGHAFEQATGHGLRRPPLG is encoded by the coding sequence GTGAGCGACCTCGACGAGCTGTGCACCCGTCCGGCGACCGAGCTGGCCGCGCTGGTCCGCGACCGGGAGGTCTCCGCCCGGGAGCTGATGGACGCCCACCTCGACCGGATCGAGCGGCTGAACCCGGAGCTCAACGCGATCGTCACCCTGGACGCCGAGGGTGCCCGGGCCGCGGCCGACGCCGCCGACGCCCGGCAGGCCGCGGGGGAGCCGATCGGCCCGCTGCACGGGCTGCCGGTCGCCCACAAGGACACCCACGTCACCGGCGGCATGCGGACCACCTGGGGCTCGCCGCTGCACGCCGAGAACGTGCCGGCCGAGGACGAGCTCGTGGTCGCCCGGCTCCGCGCCGCCGGGGCGATCCGGGTCGGCAAGACGAACGTGCCGGAGTTCGCGGCCGGGTCGCACACCTTCAACACCCTCTTCGGCGCCACCCACAACCCCTACCGGCACGGGCTGTCCGCCGGGGGCTCCTCCGGCGGTGCGGCCGCGGCCCTGGCCGCCGGGCTGGTGCCGCTCGCCGAGGGCAGCGACATGGGCGGCTCGCTGCGCAACCCGGCCGCGTTCTGCAACGTCGTCGGGCTGCGCCCCACGCCCGGCCGGGTGCCCAGCCACCCGACGGCGATCGGCTGGTCGCAGCTGTCGGTGCAGGGACCGATGGGCCGCACCGTCGCCGACGTCGCGCTGGCCATGTCCGCCCTGGCCGGCCCCGACCCGCGGGTGCCGATCTCGCTGAGCGAGCCCGGCGCGCCGCTGGCCGCACCGCTGCCGACCGAGCTGACCGGCCTGCGGGTGGCCTGGGCGCCCGACCTGGGCGGCCGGGTCCCGGTCGACCCGGCGATCACCGCGGTGCTGATGGCGCAGCTCGGGGTGTTCCGCGACCTCGGCGCGACCGTCGAGGAGGACTGCCCGGACCTCACCGGCGCCGACGAGGCGTTCGGCGTGCTGCGGGCCTGGCTGTTCGAGGCCAGCTACGGCGACCTGGTGCGCCGGCACCCGGACCAGGTCAAGGAGACGATCCGCTGGAACGCCGCCCGCGGCGCCGAGCTGACCGGCGCCGACGTCGGCCGCGCGGAGGTGGCGCACACGGCGCTGTACCAGCGGGTCGTCGAGTTCTTCGAGCGCTACGACGTGCTGCTGGCCCCGACCACCCAGGTGCTGCCGTTCCCGGTGGAGCAGGAGTACCCGACCGAGGTCGCCGGCGTCCCGCAGGAGGACTACCTGGGCTGGATGCGGTCGTGCACGCTCATCTCGGCGACCGGGTGCCCGGCGCTGTCGGTGCCCGGCGGGTTCACCCCCGACGGGCTGCCGGTGGGCCTGCAGGTCATCGGGGCGCCGCGGGCCGACCGGACGGTGCTGGAGGTCGGGCACGCGTTCGAGCAGGCCACCGGCCACGGGCTGCGGCGACCACCGCTGGGCTGA